One window of Rasiella rasia genomic DNA carries:
- a CDS encoding TolC family protein, whose product MKQFIIIVVLLTSLTTVGQDKGYSFSLDEAVTFALDSNYTALNARRDIAKAIKQKWETTATGLPQLSGNINYQNNLKQQVTLIPAEFSGGEPGTFVPVVFGTKQNASAVATLNQLIFDGSYLVGLQAAKAFLDFSENAAEKTNLEVRKGVINAYGSVLLAEELIAIFKKNKVTLEKNVFETRKIFENGLTEEESVEQLEITLLDIDTQLKNAERSAVIAKQMFNVALGIPIESPVLFEDTLDTLVEESANLELLDSTLSIEENIDYKIAFNLTEQRHLEMKLEKSKALPSISAFVNYGTSAFRDEFSFLDSGEPWFQSSVVGVSMNVPIFSSGMRSAKTQRARIALDQAKTELEETKQNVTLQLNTARSNYQFAIEKFENSKKNKALAERIETKNQVKFTEGLSTSFDLRQAQTQLYSAQQQYFQSMLDLINSKAEIEAVLNLPDLRIESEQIKGKY is encoded by the coding sequence ATGAAACAGTTTATAATTATAGTCGTGCTGCTTACATCGCTAACAACCGTTGGCCAAGACAAAGGGTATTCCTTTAGTCTAGACGAAGCAGTTACATTTGCGTTAGACAGCAACTATACTGCTCTAAATGCCCGAAGAGACATAGCAAAAGCTATTAAGCAGAAGTGGGAAACCACAGCAACGGGCTTGCCACAATTAAGCGGAAATATTAATTACCAAAACAATTTAAAACAACAAGTGACACTTATTCCTGCAGAATTTAGTGGGGGTGAGCCAGGAACATTTGTACCTGTGGTTTTTGGAACCAAACAAAATGCTAGTGCCGTTGCCACTTTAAATCAATTAATTTTTGATGGTAGTTATTTGGTAGGACTTCAAGCAGCTAAGGCTTTTCTAGATTTTTCAGAAAATGCAGCAGAAAAGACCAACCTCGAAGTACGTAAAGGTGTTATAAATGCCTACGGAAGTGTTCTTTTAGCAGAAGAATTGATAGCGATTTTCAAAAAAAATAAAGTTACACTAGAAAAAAACGTTTTTGAAACACGTAAAATATTTGAGAACGGACTTACAGAAGAGGAAAGTGTAGAACAGTTAGAAATAACCTTATTAGATATAGATACGCAACTAAAAAATGCCGAACGAAGTGCCGTTATTGCTAAACAAATGTTTAATGTGGCTCTTGGTATACCTATTGAAAGCCCTGTGCTTTTTGAAGACACCCTTGACACCTTGGTTGAAGAAAGTGCAAATCTTGAGCTACTAGACAGTACGCTATCTATTGAAGAAAACATAGATTACAAAATAGCATTTAATCTTACTGAGCAACGCCATTTAGAGATGAAACTTGAAAAGAGTAAAGCGCTACCAAGTATTTCTGCTTTTGTAAACTATGGAACATCTGCTTTTAGAGACGAATTCTCTTTTCTCGATTCTGGCGAACCGTGGTTTCAATCTTCTGTAGTTGGCGTTAGTATGAATGTACCCATTTTTAGCAGTGGCATGCGAAGTGCTAAAACGCAACGTGCTAGAATCGCGCTAGACCAAGCAAAAACAGAACTAGAAGAGACTAAACAAAACGTAACATTGCAGCTAAATACGGCAAGAAGCAACTATCAATTTGCTATCGAAAAGTTCGAAAATTCGAAAAAGAACAAAGCCTTGGCAGAGCGAATCGAAACTAAAAATCAAGTTAAGTTTACTGAAGGCTTGAGTACAAGTTTCGATTTGCGCCAAGCACAAACACAGTTGTATTCAGCTCAACAGCAGTATTTTCAATCCATGCTGGATCTCATTAATTCGAAAGCAGAAATTGAAGCGGTATTAAACCTACCCGATTTAAGAATAGAATCTGAACAAATTAAAGGAAAGTATTAA
- a CDS encoding efflux RND transporter periplasmic adaptor subunit, whose amino-acid sequence MKYSIIALISLFFISCGGGAGGNSIEAVLESNDLVTLQKKKDELASQQQTLHEQLTQLDKKINELNPEKNIPLITTLVATDTVFHHYVELQGSVDTKQNIVVTPEMAGVLQRVYVKEGQRVSKGQLLASVDDGGLSQQLAQMQVQADLAKTTFDRQKRLWDQKIGSEIQYLQAKSNYEAQQNAINAMKQQLGKSSIRAPFSGTIDDVITEQGSVVAPGQTPIIRIVNLNNMYIETDVPETYISNVTTGKDVQVNFPVLGKTMDAKIRQTGDFINPENRTFKIEVAVPNSDKLIKPNLTARLKINDYTNENAVLIPQNIISENASGEQYIYILEAKEGQKATAKRIIIETGQSQGDVIEVLSGLSPGAEIINEGARSVKDGQTVKIITY is encoded by the coding sequence ATGAAATATTCAATTATAGCATTGATTTCGCTTTTTTTCATCTCTTGTGGTGGTGGAGCAGGTGGTAATTCAATAGAAGCTGTTTTAGAAAGCAACGATCTTGTTACGCTTCAGAAGAAAAAAGACGAACTCGCTTCGCAACAACAAACGCTCCATGAGCAGTTAACGCAGCTTGATAAAAAAATAAACGAACTAAATCCTGAGAAAAACATCCCATTAATTACCACATTAGTTGCAACAGACACGGTGTTTCATCACTATGTAGAATTACAGGGAAGTGTAGATACTAAACAAAATATAGTAGTCACCCCAGAAATGGCGGGTGTATTACAACGTGTATACGTGAAAGAAGGACAACGAGTAAGTAAAGGTCAACTTTTGGCAAGTGTAGATGACGGCGGATTGAGCCAGCAACTTGCACAAATGCAGGTGCAAGCCGATTTAGCCAAAACTACATTCGACAGACAAAAACGTTTATGGGATCAAAAAATAGGTAGTGAAATCCAATACCTACAGGCTAAGTCTAATTACGAAGCACAACAAAATGCAATCAATGCCATGAAACAACAACTTGGTAAGTCTAGCATACGAGCACCGTTTTCTGGAACCATAGACGATGTAATTACTGAGCAAGGTAGCGTAGTGGCTCCAGGACAGACTCCAATTATAAGAATTGTGAATCTCAACAATATGTATATTGAAACAGACGTGCCTGAGACGTATATAAGCAATGTAACTACTGGTAAAGATGTTCAAGTAAACTTTCCGGTTTTAGGAAAAACTATGGATGCCAAAATTCGCCAAACGGGAGATTTCATTAATCCAGAAAATAGAACATTTAAGATAGAGGTAGCAGTACCAAATTCAGACAAGCTTATAAAACCTAACCTTACTGCCCGCTTAAAAATTAACGATTACACCAATGAAAACGCAGTTTTAATTCCACAGAACATCATTTCTGAAAATGCATCGGGCGAGCAATATATTTATATCCTTGAGGCTAAGGAAGGACAAAAAGCTACCGCCAAACGTATTATCATTGAAACTGGACAATCGCAAGGAGATGTCATTGAAGTGCTTAGCGGGTTATCCCCAGGGGCAGAGATTATTAATGAAGGTGCCCGAAGTGTAAAAGACGGACAAACCGTAAAAATTATTACCTACTAA